One segment of Roseobacter litoralis Och 149 DNA contains the following:
- a CDS encoding CpsD/CapB family tyrosine-protein kinase: MEKLQAALEKAREARNPTSPMAHQTHYDGTSRTKKNKGLQTDLWEALTPIDVSDQHLSKHRVVTRQAGPSAAPFDILRTKVLLQMRQNGWKRLAITSPMPNSGKTTTACNLALGLGRQKDLRAILMDLDLRDPSVHSFFRATPSHGIGDLLAGRVEFNDQALRIGDNVAVSMSLAAEGDPTRLLLAEETADIINHIEREYKPDIMVFDLPSVLVNDDTRAFLKNVDCALIVARTNSTRYSQFDTCEREIAEQTNVLGTILNAYLNVGTVSEQR, from the coding sequence ATGGAAAAATTACAAGCTGCTTTGGAAAAAGCCCGCGAGGCCCGTAATCCTACGTCTCCTATGGCCCACCAAACGCATTATGATGGTACCTCACGAACAAAGAAAAATAAGGGACTCCAAACCGACTTATGGGAGGCGTTGACTCCCATTGACGTCTCTGATCAGCATTTGAGCAAGCACCGCGTCGTTACCCGACAGGCAGGACCAAGTGCGGCACCCTTCGACATACTGCGCACCAAGGTCCTGTTGCAGATGCGCCAGAACGGCTGGAAACGGCTGGCGATTACCTCGCCAATGCCGAATTCTGGGAAAACTACCACGGCGTGCAATCTGGCATTGGGTCTTGGCAGGCAAAAAGATCTGCGCGCTATCTTGATGGATCTGGATCTGCGTGATCCTTCGGTTCACTCGTTTTTCCGAGCAACACCCTCTCATGGTATCGGCGACCTGCTTGCCGGGCGCGTAGAATTTAATGATCAAGCGTTACGAATCGGCGATAACGTAGCGGTCTCAATGTCACTTGCGGCAGAAGGTGATCCCACGCGGCTACTGTTAGCTGAAGAAACCGCGGATATTATCAACCACATCGAGAGGGAATACAAACCTGATATTATGGTCTTTGACCTACCATCAGTACTGGTCAACGATGACACACGTGCCTTCCTGAAAAACGTTGATTGCGCCCTCATCGTCGCGCGCACTAATTCGACACGCTACAGCCAATTCGACACCTGCGAACGTGAAATTGCCGAACAAACCAATGTTTTGGGAACTATTCTGAATGCGTATTTAAACGTGGGCACGGTCTCGGAACAAAGATAA